A genome region from Candidatus Binatia bacterium includes the following:
- the tssE gene encoding type VI secretion system baseplate subunit TssE, translating into MPGADDEIRAVPALLDRLVDDPDDSVPDGDYGVRDLKRAVARDLEALLNTRRELLSDLPADFEYVGRSPVAYGLPDFSSMNLGNQGDRTRVRRTIEEAIDGFEPRLDRVRVAVEDPRPFDRGLRFRIEAVLRVPPVPEPVTFDAVLQMATQECRVEGQT; encoded by the coding sequence ATGCCCGGAGCTGACGACGAAATTCGCGCCGTGCCGGCGTTGCTCGATCGGCTCGTGGACGATCCCGACGATTCCGTTCCCGACGGGGACTACGGGGTGCGCGACTTGAAACGTGCGGTCGCACGCGATCTCGAAGCGCTGCTCAACACGCGGCGTGAACTGCTCTCCGACCTGCCTGCCGACTTTGAATACGTAGGGCGATCGCCGGTAGCGTACGGGCTGCCGGATTTCTCGTCCATGAACCTCGGCAACCAGGGTGACCGGACGCGCGTGCGGCGGACGATCGAGGAGGCCATCGACGGTTTCGAGCCGCGGCTCGACCGCGTCAGGGTGGCGGTCGAGGATCCGCGGCCCTTCGATCGCGGGCTGCGCTTTCGGATCGAGGCGGTGTTGCGAGTCCCGCCGGTACCCGAACCGGTCACCTTCGATGCGGTGCTGCAGATGGCGACCCAGGAATGCCGGGTGGAAGGGCAGACGTAG